A stretch of DNA from Pseudonocardia hierapolitana:
AGGTGCGGAACGCCACCGAGCGGAACAGCCCGAGGTCGAGCAGCGGGTGAGCGATGCGGCGCTGCCGGCGGACGAACAGCGCCCCGACGACGGCTCCCGCGACGAGCGCCACCAGCGCGCCCGGGTCGGCGCCGTACTCGGCCGCCCGCTTCACGCCGTAGATCAGCGCGAGCATCGCGACCACCGACAGGGCGGCGCCGGGCAGGTCGAACCGGCCCGGGGCGGGGTCGCGGACCTCGGGCAGCAGCCGCGGCCCCACCACCAGCAGGACCGCCATCACCGGGAGGTTGAGCAGGAACACCGAGCCCCACCAGAAGTGCTGCAGCAGCACGCCCGCGACGAGCGGGCCGACCACCGTGCCGGCCGAGAACGTGGTGACCCACAGCCCGATCGCGAACCGGCGCTGGGCCTCGTCGGCGAACAGGCTGCGCAGCAGCGACAGCGTGGACGGCATCAGGGTGGCGCCCGCGATCCCCTGCAGGGCCCGCGCGGCGATCAGCAACTCGGCGGTCGGGGCGTACGCCGCGAGCAGGCTGGCGACGCCGAACGCGGCGGCGCCGACCAGCAGCAGCCGCCTGCGTCCGATCCGGTCGCCGAGCGTCCCCATCGTGACCAGTGACCCGGCGATGAGGAAGCCGTAGACGTCGGTGATCCACAGCAGCTGCGTGCCGCTCGGCTGCAGGGCCGCGCTGAGCGCAGGCGTCGCGAGGATCAGGACGACGAGGTCCATCGCGATGATCAGGGTGGGCAGCACGAGCGCGGCGAGCGCGGTCCATTCACGGCGGCCCGCGCGGGCGGTTTCGGTCGCGGACATCGACTCCTCCATTCCGTGCCGTACCGGAACGTAACAAAAAGCTAGGCTGGACGCCATGCCCACCGGTCGCCCCCGGGACCCCCAGATCGACGCCGCCGTGCTCGAGGCGACGCTCGCCGTGCTCGACGAGGCCGGCTACGGGCGCCTCACGATCGAGGAGGTCGCCCGCAGGGCCGAGGCGACCAAGCCCGCGATCTACCGGCGCTGGCCGACCCGCCAGCACCTCGCCCTCGCCGCGCTCGCGGCGCGCCTCGGCGACTCACCCGTGCCCGACACCGGCTGCACGCTCTGCGACCTCGGTGAGGGGATCGGCGTCTTCCTCGCGGCGTTCCGGCGGATCCGGCCCGGCGTGCTCGCCGCGCTGTTCGCCGATTGCGCCGCGGTCCCCGAGCTGCGCGACACGTTCCTCGCCACCCTGTTCGAGCCGCCGCGCGCCGCGGTCGGCGAGATGCTGGAACGCGCGGTGGTGCGCGGCGACCTGCGCGCAGACGTCGATCGCGGCCTCGTGCTGGACATGCTGTCCTCGCTCGTGCACTACCGCGTGCTCTTCGGGCACGCGCCTCTCGCCGACGACGAGGTCGAGGCCGCGGTCGAGGCGCTGCTGTCCGGGGTCGCGGTGGACTACCCCCGCCTCGTCGCGCACAGCCGGGCGCTGACCGAGGCACACGACGAGGCGCACCACCCGGCGCACCACACGTGACCGGGCTCACCCGGCACCGCCGTCACGCCCGCTCCCCCGCCGCCGTCCCTCGTGCGTGCGGCGCATCCCGCGCCGCAGAGGGAGGACGACACGTGACCATGCGCCTGAGCGTCCGCGACGCCGAGCCCGCCGCACTCAAGGCCATGTACGGCCTGGAGGCGTACCTCGCGAGCTGCCCGGTGCCGAAGCGGACCCTGTACCTGATCAAGCTGCGGGCCAGCCAGGTGAACGGCTGTGCCTTCTGCACCGACATGCACGCGCACGAGCTCAAGGAGATGGGCGAGACCGACGAGCGGCTGTTCTCGGTGGTGACCTGGCGCGATGCGCCCTGGTTCACCCCGGCCGAGCGGGCGGCGCTCGCCCTCGCCGAGGAGGCGACGCGGATGGAGCCCGGCGGGGTCTCCGACGAGACGTGGGCCGAGGCCGAGCGGCACTACGACCCGCCGTCGCTCGCGGCCCTCGTCACGGCGATCGCCACGATCACCGCGTGGAACGTGCTGAACGTGACGGTGCGGACCACGCCCGGCCTGCTGCGCAAGGGCGAGGTCCCGGCCTGATCGCCGGCGCGGGTCACGGCCGCGCGCGCAGCGGCAGCCAGGCCAGCACGTCCTGGATCCGGGCGTCCCAGTAGGCCCAGTCGTGGGCACCCGGGGAGAACTCCGCGTGCAGCGGTACCGCGGCGGCGGCGCAGGCGTCCCGGAACGCCTCGTTCTCGCCGAGCAGGACGTCCTCGGTGCCGCAGCAGAGGTACAGCGCCGGCAGCGCGGCCGACTCCACCCCGCGCAGCAGCGCGTGCAGGTCGTGCCGGCTGCCGGCGACCTCCTCGTCGCCGAACACCCGCTCGAACAGGCGCGGGTCCTCCGGCCGCGGCCGGCGGCGGGCTGCGACGTCGAGCGCGCCCGACAGGCTCGCCGCCGCCGCGAACCGCTCCGGCTGCCGCAGCGCCCAGCGGAACGCGCCGTACCCGCCCATCGACAGACCGGCGACGAACGTGTCCTCACGCTGGGCCGACACCCGGAAGAACTCCCCCACCAACGCGGGCAGCTCCTCGGACAGGAACGTCCAGTAGCGGCCGCCGTACACCTGGTCGGCGTAGAAGCTCCGGTGCACCTGCGGCATCACCACCGTGAGGCCGAGCGGCGCCGCGTAGCGCTCGATCGAGGTGCGCCGCAGCCAGATCGTGTCGTCGTCGGACAGGCCGTGCAGCAGGTAGAGCACCGGTGGGGGCCCGTCACCACCCGCGCCGGGCATACCGATCTGGGTGGTGGTCCGCTGCGGCAGCAGCACGGTCATCGACGTCGACAGGCCCAGGACGTCGGAGAAGAAGTCGCATCGCAGGTGTGCCACAGCCGGAGATCCTCGCGCGACCTCGCCGGCCAGCGCTTGACAGCGTTTACCACTACTGCTGCGATCATCCGATCCTCACCCTTTCGGGTGAGGTGAGCGGTACAGGCGGTGGCCTATGCCACCCCGACGCGCAAGGAGGCGCGGTGGCCGACCAGAGCCGGACGACACTCCCGAGCAAGTACCTGCCGGCGGTCGAGTTCAGGGACCTCCCCGAACCGGTGCCGCTGCGGAAGGTCGCCGGGGCGAGCGTGATCATCCTGGCCACCGCGATCGGGTCCGGGGAGATCGTCCTCTGGCCCTACATCACCACGCAGGTGGGCTTCACCTTCATCTGGGCCGCCGTCGTCGGATTCGCGATCCAGTTCTTCCTCAACATGGAGATCGAGCGCTACACGCTCGCCACCGGGGAGTCCGCGATCACCGGGTTCGCCCGGTTCTGGAAGCCGTGGTGGTGGCTGTTCATCATCTTCGCGCTCTGCCAGAACTTCTGGCCCGGCTGGGCGACCGGCGCGTCCACGGCCCTGACGTTCGTGCTCGGGATGGGCGAGGACGCGCCGATCGTTCCGATCACCATCGCGGCGCTCCTGGCCATCGGTCTCACGCTCACCCTCTCCCCCGTCGTCTACCAGACCGTCGAGAAGATCCAGTTCGTCCTGGTCGCGCTGATCATGATCTTCGTCGTCCTCGCGATCCCCGTGGCCACGACGGGTGAGGCGTGGGGCGCGCTCTTCACCGACGGCGTCGGCTTCCCGGTCGGGCACGCGAACCTGGACATCGCGCTGCTCCTCGGTGCGCTGGCGTTCGCCGGCGCGGGCGGCGCGAACAACCTGGTGCAGAGCAACTACATCCGGGACAAGGGCATGGGGATGGGCAAGCACATGCCCAAGATCGTCTCCCCCATCACAGGGCACGAGGAGGCGAAGCCCTCACTCGGGTACATGTTCCCGACCGATGCCGAGAACATGCGGCGCTGGCAGGGCTGGTGGCGGGTCGCCAACTGGGAGCAGTTCATCACCTTCTTCCTCGTCGGGGTCCTGTCGCTCGTCATCATGGCGGTTCTGGCGTACTCGACGCTGCCGGTCGGCCAGGTGGAGGAGCAGAACCTCGACTTCCTGTTCCTGGAGGGTCAGACCCTGCAGGAAACCGTGGCGCCGTGGTTCGGCACCGCCTTCTGGTTCACCGCCGTCATCACCCTGTTCTCGACCAACCTCGGGATCCTCGACTACACCAGCCGCCTGATCGCCGACCAGCTCAAGATCAACGCCCTGAAGGACAGCCTGTTCTGGACCGAGAGCAGGATCTACGTCACCACCGTCTGGATCATGATCGTCGTGGGTTCGGTGATCCTGCTCTCGGGTGTCAGCCAGCCCTTCCTGTTGCTCGTGATCTCGTCCTCCATCGCGGGCGTGCAGATGTTCATCTACTCCGGTCTGCTGATCCAGCTCAACCGGAAGGCATTGCCGAAGGAACTGCAGATCGGAGGGATACGGCTGGCGGTGCTGGCCGTGTCGTTCCTCTTCTTCGGCTTCCTGTCGGTGCTGCTCGTCCTCGACAGCCTCGGCGTCGGCATCGGCTGATCCGTTGCTCAAACGGCTGTGGCTGCGCATCTTGGTGGCGCTGGTGATCTGGATGGTGCTGCTGGCCCTCATGTGGGCCGTCGGCATCATCGGTTGATCTCGTGAGGGGTTGATCTCTCAGCGTCGGTTCAGCGATCCGGTCGCAGTGTGGGTGTCGCCCACCCGCACTGCGACCGGAAGGACCCATGCCGACCCTGCAGGATCGCTTCGACCCGCAGCGCAACGGCTTCGACCTGCTGCGGCTGCTCTTCGCGGCGCTCGTGGCGGTCGACCACGGCATCTCCGCGCACTCGGCAGGCCACGCGAGGATCGGGGACTTCGCCCTCGACGGGTTCTTCATCCTCAGCGGGTTCCTCGTCACCCGCAGCTGGTTCCGGCTGGAGTCGTTCCCGCGCTTCGCCTGGCACCGCTTCCTGCGGATCATGCCCGGGTTCTGGGTGTGCCTCGTCGTGGTCGCCTTCGTGGCAGCACCGGTCGCGGCGCTCCTGCAGGGTATGTCGCCGCTGCAGCCGTTCACCGGAACACCGTCGGCCTGGGACTACGTGTTCCAGAACGCCGGCCTGCTGATCGTCCACTTCGACATCGCCGGCATCCTCGCCGACCTGCCGAAGGAGGACAGCTTCAACGGGGCGCTGTGGACGCTGGCGTTCGAGGCGTTCTGCTACGCGATCGTCGGTGTGCTCGGCGCGCTCGGGCTGCTGCGCCGCCGCCCGGTGCTCGTCCCGGCGGCCGCCGGTGTGCTCCTCGCGCTCACCGCGATGCAGGAGGCCGGGCTGCCGGTGCTGCTCAACGACCGGGTGATCCGCCTCGTGCTGATGTTCCTGCTGGGCGCCACCGCGTACCTGTACGCCGACCGCATCCGGATGCGCGGCGACGTCGCGGCCGCGGCCGCCGGGCTGTTCCTGGTGAGCCTGGCGCTGTTCGACGACTACCGGGTGCTCGGCGCGGTGCCGCTCACCTACCTGTGCCTGTGGGCCGGCACGCGCTTGGTGTGGCGGATGCGCGCGGACCTGTCCTACGGCGTGTACATCTACCACTGGCCGCTGCAGCAGATCCTGGTGCTGACCGCGCTGGGCGCGGCACCGGTGGCCGTGTTCGTGCCCGTCTCGATCGCGCTCGCGCTGCTGCCCGCCGCCGCGTCCTGGTACCTCGTGGAGCGGCCGGCCCTGCGCCACAAGGACAGCCCACTGCCGGACCGGCTCGCCGAACGTCTCCTGTCGACGACGGCGCCCGCCCGTTAGCGGCCCGCGCCCGCGTCCACCCAGGTGGCCCCGCGGCGCTCGATCTCCGGTAGCGCAGCCTTCGCCTCGGCCACCAGCTCGGAGACGAACACGAGCACGACGTCGGGCTCGGCGGCGACCAGATCGCCGGGGGTGATGATGGGGATGTCGGTGCCGGGCATGCGGCGGTCCTGCTTGCCCGGCGAGGCGTCCGCCACCCCGCGCAGCAGCGTGGCGTCCAGGTCGGCGAGGCGTAGCAGCGACACCGCGCGCGAGGCCGCCGCGTACCCGTACACCCGGCGGCCCGCGGCCCGCTGCGCGACGAGCATCTCCCGCAGCGACCCGGCCGTGCGGCGCACCGAGTGCTGCAGGGCGCCGACCGAGGCCGGCCGCAGCATGCCCGCCGCGAGCTCCGGCGCCACGACCGCGTCCACCGCGGCGGCGTCCACAGCGGGCGACTCGGAGGTACGGCCCGCCACCAGCGCGACCGTGCCGCCGTAGAGGGGGAACCGGCGGGCGGTGGTGACGGTGAACCCGGCCCGCCCGAGCATCCCGATCATGGCGGGCGTGGAGTAGTAGGCGTAGTGGCCCAGCCGCAGCGCGTTCCACTGCGAGCCGGCGACGATGGCGTGCAGCGAGTGGAACTGCACGACGAGGCGCCCGCCCGGCCGCACGGCCGCCGTGCGCTCCCGCAGGGCGGTGTCCTGGTCGCGCTCGTGCATCACCCCGAAGCAGCCGTCGATCACCAGGTCGGCGCCGCCCTCGCGGGTGACCGCGGAGAAGCCGTGCCCGGCGAGCAGGTCCAGCCACGTGCCGCCGTGCGGGCTGGGAAACTCGGCGGCGGTGCCCCCGGTCGGGAGGGCGCCGGCCGCGACGAGCTCGCGCACCGCGTCGGCCCGCTGCGCGGTGAGCGCCGCAGGCTCGGCGCCCACGACCTCCTCCGGCACGTCGGCGTCGTCGGCCAGCTGGGCGAGCCCGCAGCCCGCGCACAGCCACATCCGCAGCGGGAACAGCTCGTCGGGGCCGGGATCGTCGATCTTGGGGAAGAGCTCGGACGACGGCTGCTCACCGAGGTCGAGGACGATGTCTCCGTCGGTGCGGTGGCAGGAACGGCAGGCAGGGCTGGCGATCACCATCGGTCTCCCGGATCGGTCCGGCGCTCGACCGGCGCTCGAACGGCACGGCGGTAGGGTCGGCCCGAAGGCCCGGGACGTCACCCAGGTACACCGAACCGAGACACGATCACCGCCGGTGGAGGCACCATGCACGTCCGTGAGACCGGGATCGCCGGCCTCCTGGTGTTCGAGCCGTCGCCGCACCGCGACGAACGCGGCTGGTTCAGCCGCACCTTCGACGCCGACGTGGCGCGAGGCGCTGGCGTGGACCCGCACGCGTTCCTGCAGGACTCCCAGTCGCGCACGGTACGCGCCGGGCTGCGCGGACTCCACGGCCGGGTCGGGCGCGGCGAGGCGAAACTGGTGCGCTGCGCCCGCGGGGCCATCTTCGACGTGGTGGTGGACGCGCGGCACGGCTCGCCGACCCTCGGACGGGTCGAGACGTTCCGGCTCGACGACGAGAACATGACGAGCATCTACATCCCGCGCGGGTGCCTGCACGGCTTCCAGGCGCTCACCGAGGCCGACACCTGCTACCGCATCGACGCCCCGCACGACCCCGCCGAGGACGTCACCGTCCGCTACGACGACCCGGACCTCGGCATCGACTGGCCGCTCCCGGTCTCGGTGATGAGCGAGAAGGACAAGGCCGGGCGGCCGTGGGCCGAGCTCACCCGGCTGCTGGAGACCGCGGCCGGCCGCTGACGCGAGCGGTGCGAGCGCAGTCCGTCGAGGCGGGCGGGCTCAACGCGGGTCCACGGCGAGAGCGACACCGGCCCTCCCCCTCCGGGCGCGGCGAGTGCCTCGAGGTGCTCCACCTCGTCCTGCATCGCGACGCTCATGCGGCGCAACAGGTGGCGGGCACCGTCCGCGTCCCACGCGTAGCCCCGATGTGCCGATCCTCATGACGACCTCCCCGGTCGGGTTCCTGGCCGGGACCGACCACGTGCGCGCCACGTGCTCGGCAGGAGTTCGCAGATGTGAAAGGTGCTGGTCACGGGCGGGCCGCCGGGCCAGACTGGACGGGCGAGGACCCTCGCTCCCGTACCCCGGCCGACGGCCCGCCCCGACCATCGGGCGTCGCGTCGGGCGAGTCGTCCCGGTCAGGCGGTGAGCTGCGTGACGGTGGAGTTCCGGCTGCTCGGCGACGTCGGGGTGCGCCTCGACGGGCGCGACCTCGACGCCGGGCACGCCCGACAGCGGTCCGTCCTCGCGGCCCTGCTGGTCGACGTCGGCCGCCCGGTGCAGGCCGATCAGCTCGTCGACCGGGTGTGGGCGGACCGGCCCCCGTACCGGGCCCGCAATGCGCTGTCGGCCTATCTCTCGCGGCTGCGCCGGGTGCTTGCGGACGCCGACGGCGTGCGCATCTCCCGGGAGCCCGGCGGCTACGTGCTGGCCGCCGACCCGCTGGCGGTGGACCTGCACCGCTTCCGCCACCTGGCCGGCCGGGCCCGGGGCGCAGGCGATGCGGCAGCTGCGGCCGCTCTGTTCGACGAGGCGCTGGGCCTGTGGAGCGGCGAGCCGCTCGCAGGCCTCGACACCCCGTGGGCGCAGGGCGTCCGGGCCGCGGCCGAGGCCGAGCAGCTCGCCGTGGTGCTGGACCGCAACGACGCGGCGCTGGCCGCAGGCCGGCACGCGGAGCTGCTCGCCGGGCTCGCCGCGGCGCTGCGTGCCCATCCGCTCGACGAGCGCCTCGCCGGGCAGCTGATGCTCGCCCAGCACCGCAGCGGGCGGCAGGCCGACGCGCTGGAGACCCACCGGCAGGTGCGGGAGCGGCTCGTCGACGAGCTGGGCGCCGACCCCGGGCCCGCGCTGCGCGCGGTGCACCAGCAGATCCTCGGCGGCGACCCCGGATCGGTCGCCCCGCTCCCACCCGCCCCGCCGCCCGCACCCGCCTCCCGCGGCCCCGCCCTGCCCGCGCCGCTGACGACGTTCGTCGGCCGGGCGGCCGAGCGCGCGGCGCTCGCGGCCCTGCTCGGGGAGCACCGGATGGTGACCGCCGTCGGGCCGGGCGGGGTCGGCAAGACCCGCCTCGCGCTCGCCGTCGCCGCCGACGTCGCCGACCGGTTCGCCGACGGCGTCCGGTTCATCGACCTGGTGCCGGTGACCGACCCCGCGATGGTCGCTCCGGCCGTGGCCGCGGGGCTCGGGCTGGGCGAGCAGCAGGCCCGCTCGCCCGGGGAGACCGTCCTCGGCCGGCTCGCCGACCGGCAGTGCCTGCTCGTGCTCGACAACTGCGAGCACGTCGTGGACGGGGTGGTCGAGCTGGTGGAAGGCCTGCTCGCCGGAGCCCCCGGGCTGGTGGTGCTGGCGACCAGCCGGGCCCGGCTGCAGGTGCCCTACGAATGGGTGTTCCCGGTGCCGGGGCTCTCGGTCACGGCCGACGGCGACGCCGTGGCGCTGTTCCGCGCCCGCGCCACGGCCGCCGGGAGCCCGCCGGACCCGGCCGACCTCGCCCGCGTCGCGGCGGTCTGCGATGCCCTCGACGGAACCGCGCTGGCCATCGAGCTGGCCGCCGCGCGGCTGCCCGCGGTGGGGCTGGACGGCGTGGAGGCAGGTCTCGCCGACCGGCTGCAGCTGCTCGCCGGCAGGGCCCGCGCCGACGATCGGCACCGCTCGCTGCGCTCCGCGCTGGACTGGAGCTACGCGCTGCTCAGCGGGTTCGACCAGGCGCTGCTGCGCCGCACGTCGGTGTTCGCCTCTCCGTTCACCGTGGAGGCCGCACGCGCTGTGGCCGGGGACCGGCCGCTCCCGGCCGTGGAGGACGTGCGGGGCGGGCTGGCGCGGCTGGTGGACCAGAACCTGCTCTCCACGGCCGCCGACCCCGGCGGCACCCGGTACCGGATGCTGGAGACGATCCGCCAGTACGGCACCGGGATGCTCGTCGAGGCGAGGGAGCGCGACGCGACCGCCACGCGGCACCTGGCCTGGTGCCAGGAGGCGGGGGAGGCGCTCGCCGCGACCGCGGGGACGGACCCCGTGGCATGGGGGGCCGCGTTCGATCGCCTCGCCGACGACATGCGCAGCGCCCTGACCTGGGCTGCGACCCGCAGCGGCCACCTCGGGGAGGCCCACCGGCTCGCGGTCGTGCTCGCGGACCTCACGTTCGCCCGCGGGATGCCCGGCGAGGCGCAGCGGCGGTACGAGCAGGCGGCGGCCTGGGCAGGCGACGACGCCGCGGCCGCGGCGGCCCTGCGCAGCGCCGCGGGCGCCGCGCTGAGCCGGCACGGGGGCGACGACGCGCTGGCGCTGTTCCGCAGCGCCGCCGACGCCGCGCTGCGGGCAGCGGATCCGGCGGGTGCGGCGCGTGACCTCGCGCAGGCGGCCGACGTCCTCAACCGGTTCCCCGGCTTGCTCAGGACCGTCCCCCCGGACGGGGCCGCCGAGGCGCTGCTCACCGAGGCGCGGCCGCTGGCCCGAGGAAACCCGGCTGCGGAGGCCCAGGTGCTCGCAGCCGAGGCGGCGGTGATCCCCGACCTCGACCCGCGCAGCCGCGCCCTCGCCCTGCGGGCGATCGAGCTCGCCCGCCTCGTCGAGGACCCGGTCGTCGAGAGCGCCGCGCTGGACCAGCTCGCCACGATCCAGCTGGCCGGCGGCGACATCCGCGGCGCGACGGAGAGCGTGCTGCGGCGCACCCAGGTGCTCGCTCCGCTGCCGGTGCGCGCCGAGATCGGGGTGGAGCTGGCCGACGCCTACCACTTCGCCACCGAGGCAGTACTCGCCGCGGGCGATCTGGCCGCCGCCCGCAGGCTCGCCGCGGCCGCGCGCGACCTGCCCTTCCACCGCGAGGAGGGCCACCTCGCCACCAGCAGGCTCATCGTGGTGACCGCGCTGGCCGGCGACTGGGACGAGACGGTGGCACTGGCCGAGCGGTTCCGCGACGGGTGGGAACGGGCGGGCCGCCCCGCCGGCGGCAGCCACGGCGTCAGCGCCGCCGCAGCGGCGGCCGTCCACGGCATGCGCGGCGACGACACGACCCGGGCCGCATGGCTGGACCTGGTGAGGGTGCTGGAGATCCCGAAGCCCGGGTGGCGGCTGGCCGAGCAGAACTTCGGCGCCTTCTTCGACGCCTGGCTGCTGCTGCACCGCGGCCGCCCGGCGGAGGCGGCCGCTCTGCTGCGGATCCCACCCGAGGAGTTCCGGACCTGGTTCACGGTCCGCTGGCGCCCCTGGTACGCGGCGCTGCGGGCGGAGGCCGCCGTCCTGTCCGGGCAGGCAGGCGCCGCCGCGGTCGTGGCGACAGCCCGGGCGGCCGCCGCCGACAACCCTGTCGCCGCGGCCGTCGTCGACCGGGCGGCCGCCCTCGCCGCCGGCGACCGCCCCGGGTTGCTCGCTGCCGCGGCCGCGCTGGAGCCCACCGGGTGCCGCTACCAGTG
This window harbors:
- a CDS encoding MFS transporter, producing the protein MEESMSATETARAGRREWTALAALVLPTLIIAMDLVVLILATPALSAALQPSGTQLLWITDVYGFLIAGSLVTMGTLGDRIGRRRLLLVGAAAFGVASLLAAYAPTAELLIAARALQGIAGATLMPSTLSLLRSLFADEAQRRFAIGLWVTTFSAGTVVGPLVAGVLLQHFWWGSVFLLNLPVMAVLLVVGPRLLPEVRDPAPGRFDLPGAALSVVAMLALIYGVKRAAEYGADPGALVALVAGAVVGALFVRRQRRIAHPLLDLGLFRSVAFRTSVLINIAIGVMLAGIFLFVAQYLQLVLGMTPLEAGLWLIPPTAGIIAGSLLAPVLVQRIPAPHVVSGGLVVAAVGLAVIAQVGAEPNLALVTAGMVVLGIGAAPASTLSVDLIIGSAPPERAGSASAVSETGNELGNALGIALLGSIGVAVYRATMADGLPVAAAARLAPPDAAAAADTVAGAYDAAARLPEAAGAELVQVATAAFVRGMQLSAWTGAALAVAAALAAPVLLRASR
- a CDS encoding TetR/AcrR family transcriptional regulator, which encodes MPTGRPRDPQIDAAVLEATLAVLDEAGYGRLTIEEVARRAEATKPAIYRRWPTRQHLALAALAARLGDSPVPDTGCTLCDLGEGIGVFLAAFRRIRPGVLAALFADCAAVPELRDTFLATLFEPPRAAVGEMLERAVVRGDLRADVDRGLVLDMLSSLVHYRVLFGHAPLADDEVEAAVEALLSGVAVDYPRLVAHSRALTEAHDEAHHPAHHT
- a CDS encoding carboxymuconolactone decarboxylase family protein; translation: MRLSVRDAEPAALKAMYGLEAYLASCPVPKRTLYLIKLRASQVNGCAFCTDMHAHELKEMGETDERLFSVVTWRDAPWFTPAERAALALAEEATRMEPGGVSDETWAEAERHYDPPSLAALVTAIATITAWNVLNVTVRTTPGLLRKGEVPA
- a CDS encoding alpha/beta hydrolase; this translates as MAHLRCDFFSDVLGLSTSMTVLLPQRTTTQIGMPGAGGDGPPPVLYLLHGLSDDDTIWLRRTSIERYAAPLGLTVVMPQVHRSFYADQVYGGRYWTFLSEELPALVGEFFRVSAQREDTFVAGLSMGGYGAFRWALRQPERFAAAASLSGALDVAARRRPRPEDPRLFERVFGDEEVAGSRHDLHALLRGVESAALPALYLCCGTEDVLLGENEAFRDACAAAAVPLHAEFSPGAHDWAYWDARIQDVLAWLPLRARP
- a CDS encoding Nramp family divalent metal transporter is translated as MADQSRTTLPSKYLPAVEFRDLPEPVPLRKVAGASVIILATAIGSGEIVLWPYITTQVGFTFIWAAVVGFAIQFFLNMEIERYTLATGESAITGFARFWKPWWWLFIIFALCQNFWPGWATGASTALTFVLGMGEDAPIVPITIAALLAIGLTLTLSPVVYQTVEKIQFVLVALIMIFVVLAIPVATTGEAWGALFTDGVGFPVGHANLDIALLLGALAFAGAGGANNLVQSNYIRDKGMGMGKHMPKIVSPITGHEEAKPSLGYMFPTDAENMRRWQGWWRVANWEQFITFFLVGVLSLVIMAVLAYSTLPVGQVEEQNLDFLFLEGQTLQETVAPWFGTAFWFTAVITLFSTNLGILDYTSRLIADQLKINALKDSLFWTESRIYVTTVWIMIVVGSVILLSGVSQPFLLLVISSSIAGVQMFIYSGLLIQLNRKALPKELQIGGIRLAVLAVSFLFFGFLSVLLVLDSLGVGIG
- a CDS encoding acyltransferase family protein encodes the protein MPTLQDRFDPQRNGFDLLRLLFAALVAVDHGISAHSAGHARIGDFALDGFFILSGFLVTRSWFRLESFPRFAWHRFLRIMPGFWVCLVVVAFVAAPVAALLQGMSPLQPFTGTPSAWDYVFQNAGLLIVHFDIAGILADLPKEDSFNGALWTLAFEAFCYAIVGVLGALGLLRRRPVLVPAAAGVLLALTAMQEAGLPVLLNDRVIRLVLMFLLGATAYLYADRIRMRGDVAAAAAGLFLVSLALFDDYRVLGAVPLTYLCLWAGTRLVWRMRADLSYGVYIYHWPLQQILVLTALGAAPVAVFVPVSIALALLPAAASWYLVERPALRHKDSPLPDRLAERLLSTTAPAR
- a CDS encoding class I SAM-dependent methyltransferase, encoding MVIASPACRSCHRTDGDIVLDLGEQPSSELFPKIDDPGPDELFPLRMWLCAGCGLAQLADDADVPEEVVGAEPAALTAQRADAVRELVAAGALPTGGTAAEFPSPHGGTWLDLLAGHGFSAVTREGGADLVIDGCFGVMHERDQDTALRERTAAVRPGGRLVVQFHSLHAIVAGSQWNALRLGHYAYYSTPAMIGMLGRAGFTVTTARRFPLYGGTVALVAGRTSESPAVDAAAVDAVVAPELAAGMLRPASVGALQHSVRRTAGSLREMLVAQRAAGRRVYGYAAASRAVSLLRLADLDATLLRGVADASPGKQDRRMPGTDIPIITPGDLVAAEPDVVLVFVSELVAEAKAALPEIERRGATWVDAGAGR
- a CDS encoding dTDP-4-dehydrorhamnose 3,5-epimerase family protein codes for the protein MHVRETGIAGLLVFEPSPHRDERGWFSRTFDADVARGAGVDPHAFLQDSQSRTVRAGLRGLHGRVGRGEAKLVRCARGAIFDVVVDARHGSPTLGRVETFRLDDENMTSIYIPRGCLHGFQALTEADTCYRIDAPHDPAEDVTVRYDDPDLGIDWPLPVSVMSEKDKAGRPWAELTRLLETAAGR
- a CDS encoding AfsR/SARP family transcriptional regulator yields the protein MTVEFRLLGDVGVRLDGRDLDAGHARQRSVLAALLVDVGRPVQADQLVDRVWADRPPYRARNALSAYLSRLRRVLADADGVRISREPGGYVLAADPLAVDLHRFRHLAGRARGAGDAAAAAALFDEALGLWSGEPLAGLDTPWAQGVRAAAEAEQLAVVLDRNDAALAAGRHAELLAGLAAALRAHPLDERLAGQLMLAQHRSGRQADALETHRQVRERLVDELGADPGPALRAVHQQILGGDPGSVAPLPPAPPPAPASRGPALPAPLTTFVGRAAERAALAALLGEHRMVTAVGPGGVGKTRLALAVAADVADRFADGVRFIDLVPVTDPAMVAPAVAAGLGLGEQQARSPGETVLGRLADRQCLLVLDNCEHVVDGVVELVEGLLAGAPGLVVLATSRARLQVPYEWVFPVPGLSVTADGDAVALFRARATAAGSPPDPADLARVAAVCDALDGTALAIELAAARLPAVGLDGVEAGLADRLQLLAGRARADDRHRSLRSALDWSYALLSGFDQALLRRTSVFASPFTVEAARAVAGDRPLPAVEDVRGGLARLVDQNLLSTAADPGGTRYRMLETIRQYGTGMLVEARERDATATRHLAWCQEAGEALAATAGTDPVAWGAAFDRLADDMRSALTWAATRSGHLGEAHRLAVVLADLTFARGMPGEAQRRYEQAAAWAGDDAAAAAALRSAAGAALSRHGGDDALALFRSAADAALRAADPAGAARDLAQAADVLNRFPGLLRTVPPDGAAEALLTEARPLARGNPAAEAQVLAAEAAVIPDLDPRSRALALRAIELARLVEDPVVESAALDQLATIQLAGGDIRGATESVLRRTQVLAPLPVRAEIGVELADAYHFATEAVLAAGDLAAARRLAAAARDLPFHREEGHLATSRLIVVTALAGDWDETVALAERFRDGWERAGRPAGGSHGVSAAAAAAVHGMRGDDTTRAAWLDLVRVLEIPKPGWRLAEQNFGAFFDAWLLLHRGRPAEAAALLRIPPEEFRTWFTVRWRPWYAALRAEAAVLSGQAGAAAVVATARAAAADNPVAAAVVDRAAALAAGDRPGLLAAAAALEPTGCRYQWARTLVLAGGPERDAGRAVLAAMGATPMAEAAAVTPASR